In Clarias gariepinus isolate MV-2021 ecotype Netherlands chromosome 1, CGAR_prim_01v2, whole genome shotgun sequence, one DNA window encodes the following:
- the LOC128526888 gene encoding beta-1,3-galactosyltransferase 2 isoform X2, protein MQCRRRHCYARIAGLLTLLGGVGMIVFVQHIWQTRLKNQFTIEPTFKKEAATPPTPTRSLANGTLLSTQPAFRAVAGSNRSLAKEENAESILKVEPYKYVINQPDKCRNQNVTFLVLLIPVEPYNSEARDAIRKTWGNESIAEGIVRLFLMGVKNTSHDPGALDILQRSLRAESQQHRDIVQQDYIDSYYNLTTKTLMGMHWVSRYCPTARYVMKADSDMFVNTEYLIEKLLKGNIPREMYFTGYLMRGYKPNRNKESKWYMSPELYPSESYPTFCSGTGYVFSGDMAKRIYATSLSIRRLHLEDVYVGLCLSKMNIEPVLPPNEFLFNHWKVSYSSCKYSQLITSHEFRPSELMKYWQHLQKNKDRPCKVPKGQGAKVTNAQALHRTRARLRPQTEMKPRS, encoded by the coding sequence ATGCAGTGCAGGCGTCGGCATTGCTACGCGAGGATAGCGGGACTGCTCACTCTGCTGGGGGGCGTCGGTATGATCGTCTTCGTTCAACACATCTGGCAGACGAGGCTGAAAAACCAATTCACGATTGAGCCGACCTTCAAGAAGGAAGCAGCGACGCCTCCTACGCCAACCAGGTCCTTGGCCAACGGTACGCTGCTCTCTACTCAGCCGGCGTTCAGGGCCGTGGCGGGGTCGAATCGGAGTTTAGCCAAAGAAGAAAATGCGGAAAGCATCCTTAAAGTGGAACCTTACAAGTACGTCATCAACCAACCTGACAAGTGCAGGAACCAGAACGTGACGTTCCTAGTGCTGCTAATCCCAGTCGAGCCTTACAACTCCGAAGCCAGGGATGCCATCAGGAAGACGTGGGGCAACGAAAGTATAGCAGAAGGGATAGTACGTCTGTTTCTCATGGGTGTGAAAAACACCTCGCATGATCCCGGGGCGCTGGATATACTGCAGCGCTCCCTGAGGGCAGAAAGCCAGCAACACCGTGACATAGTCCAGCAGGACTACATCGACTCCTACTACAATCTCACCACCAAGACACTGATGGGGATGCACTGGGTGTCGAGGTACTGCCCGACCGCCAGGTACGTCATGAAAGCGGACAGCGATATGTTTGTCAACACGGAGTACCTCATCGAAAAACTACTTAAAGGGAACATACCGAGAGAGATGTACTTTACCGGGTACCTCATGCGAGGCTACAAGCCAAACCGGAACAAGGAGAGCAAATGGTACATGTCACCGGAGCTGTACCCCAGCGAAAGTTACCCCACGTTCTGCTCGGGAACCGGGTACGTTTTCTCCGGGGACATGGCGAAGAGGATCTACGCCACCTCCCTGAGCATACGCAGGCTTCACCTGGAAGACGTCTACGTCGGACTCTGCCTGTCGAAAATGAACATCGAACCTGTCTTGCCGCCTAACGAGTTCCTTTTCAACCACTGGAAGGTGTCCTACTCCAGCTGCAAGTACAGCCAGCTGATCACATCGCATGAGTTCCGTCCCAGTGAGCTAATGAAGTACTGGCAGCACCTCCAGAAGAACAAGGACAGACCCTGCAAAGTGCCCAAAGGACAAGGTGCAAAGGTCACCAACGCACAGGCGCTTCACAGGACCAGAGCCAGGCTCCGTCCTCAGACGGAGATGAAACCGAGATCGTAA
- the LOC128526888 gene encoding beta-1,3-galactosyltransferase 2 isoform X1, with translation MASVVLSPSPAVCSERDRSFILRAAASRRTMQCRRRHCYARIAGLLTLLGGVGMIVFVQHIWQTRLKNQFTIEPTFKKEAATPPTPTRSLANGTLLSTQPAFRAVAGSNRSLAKEENAESILKVEPYKYVINQPDKCRNQNVTFLVLLIPVEPYNSEARDAIRKTWGNESIAEGIVRLFLMGVKNTSHDPGALDILQRSLRAESQQHRDIVQQDYIDSYYNLTTKTLMGMHWVSRYCPTARYVMKADSDMFVNTEYLIEKLLKGNIPREMYFTGYLMRGYKPNRNKESKWYMSPELYPSESYPTFCSGTGYVFSGDMAKRIYATSLSIRRLHLEDVYVGLCLSKMNIEPVLPPNEFLFNHWKVSYSSCKYSQLITSHEFRPSELMKYWQHLQKNKDRPCKVPKGQGAKVTNAQALHRTRARLRPQTEMKPRS, from the coding sequence GTCTTTTATTCTCAGAGCGGCAGCAAGCAGGAGAACCATGCAGTGCAGGCGTCGGCATTGCTACGCGAGGATAGCGGGACTGCTCACTCTGCTGGGGGGCGTCGGTATGATCGTCTTCGTTCAACACATCTGGCAGACGAGGCTGAAAAACCAATTCACGATTGAGCCGACCTTCAAGAAGGAAGCAGCGACGCCTCCTACGCCAACCAGGTCCTTGGCCAACGGTACGCTGCTCTCTACTCAGCCGGCGTTCAGGGCCGTGGCGGGGTCGAATCGGAGTTTAGCCAAAGAAGAAAATGCGGAAAGCATCCTTAAAGTGGAACCTTACAAGTACGTCATCAACCAACCTGACAAGTGCAGGAACCAGAACGTGACGTTCCTAGTGCTGCTAATCCCAGTCGAGCCTTACAACTCCGAAGCCAGGGATGCCATCAGGAAGACGTGGGGCAACGAAAGTATAGCAGAAGGGATAGTACGTCTGTTTCTCATGGGTGTGAAAAACACCTCGCATGATCCCGGGGCGCTGGATATACTGCAGCGCTCCCTGAGGGCAGAAAGCCAGCAACACCGTGACATAGTCCAGCAGGACTACATCGACTCCTACTACAATCTCACCACCAAGACACTGATGGGGATGCACTGGGTGTCGAGGTACTGCCCGACCGCCAGGTACGTCATGAAAGCGGACAGCGATATGTTTGTCAACACGGAGTACCTCATCGAAAAACTACTTAAAGGGAACATACCGAGAGAGATGTACTTTACCGGGTACCTCATGCGAGGCTACAAGCCAAACCGGAACAAGGAGAGCAAATGGTACATGTCACCGGAGCTGTACCCCAGCGAAAGTTACCCCACGTTCTGCTCGGGAACCGGGTACGTTTTCTCCGGGGACATGGCGAAGAGGATCTACGCCACCTCCCTGAGCATACGCAGGCTTCACCTGGAAGACGTCTACGTCGGACTCTGCCTGTCGAAAATGAACATCGAACCTGTCTTGCCGCCTAACGAGTTCCTTTTCAACCACTGGAAGGTGTCCTACTCCAGCTGCAAGTACAGCCAGCTGATCACATCGCATGAGTTCCGTCCCAGTGAGCTAATGAAGTACTGGCAGCACCTCCAGAAGAACAAGGACAGACCCTGCAAAGTGCCCAAAGGACAAGGTGCAAAGGTCACCAACGCACAGGCGCTTCACAGGACCAGAGCCAGGCTCCGTCCTCAGACGGAGATGAAACCGAGATCGTAA